The sequence TTCAGCGTGAGTTGGAGATGCATCAAATATTTATGAGTTGTGTGAGATAACGCAAACGCTACATGACCAAAGCGGTTGCGGGGGAAAGATCAAATAAGATCAGTGCCACTCTGTGCACGTCTTCTGTCATGTTTCCATCAAAAATAGGAGAATTTCGTCAAATGTTTAGTCAAATGTTTCACATCATTGTGATtccaaaatgacagtaaaaacacATTCATGATGGAAGATAGAGAGAGACTCAAATGAGGACTGAGGAAAACCTGCAGCACTTTAAAAAAACTGCAATATAAAGAGAAATACACTTCATTCATATAAAGCATtttctataaaaacaaataaaataatagcctaatattaaaaaaatattattaccaTAAATTATTACCCTAAAAGGCCAAATTTATTTTTAGTGATATTCTTTTAGCACTTTAGTCAAATACTATAAACGATGAGGCCAAAAGTTACTCggttaattcatcaagctattatggaccagttgaagctgacaacactgtgtggaccacaagagactatagaagcctacatgtgtagatacaatatacccaaaaagacttaatattaaatattaatattattcttattttgataaactgtgagagacatgatgtgggtgacttgactcaatgaagttATTGACTTAAGATTTTACGATGAAACCAATACGAGTCTTGCTGCAAAAATGCACCAGTTGTCTGGGCCCGTGTTGTGTGAAACTGTCTTGGTTAGTTTCTATTATTTGAATAAATACCCATCTTTGTGTGTTCGTTGTGCCAGCCACCTCAGTGGTCGATGTtgcgtatgtatgtgtgcgtatgtTCGCTTAAACACAGCGAACAACTCAGGCTACATCTACAACTTCAGGGGCTAATATAGCTGCATGCAGtcagagatgtgttcattaatttctggtttatttgttgatttattttttttcattgcatcacaaatgtcatggaatTGGCTGGACCCGGAAAaagtcccaaaggctcgagtccgagtcaagtcagagtaaaaatgtatctgagtccgtgacaagtccaagtccattaaaattggactcttgactcggacttgagtccgagtccaaactcgagtaccccaactctaccgGCAGGTATAGCTTTTGTGAGAGCTATAAAATTacaatgtgttgttgttgtaactTTTTGACTTTCAAAAGTAATACTATAACAATTCTTTCAGATACTGTTTTTATGATCACATAAATTAGATTttattgatgaaaaaaaaaggGTAGTATATCTAGACAGAATCTGTGGCATCTGCATCATTCACAAATGTCTACACATCCCCCACCCcttaaatatgtattaaatatgGTGTGGTTTATTAATATATGCTAAATTGACAGTGCTTTCAGTTGAGTGAATTACTCTCAACTCcatttaacatattttatttctttaccatctttcttttttttcttcctttgcaGAACCAGAGACTGTGGAGGAAGAGCCTGTGGCAGTGGAGGAAGAGCTTGTTGCAGCAGCAAATGAACTAACTGAAGAAGAACCAGAGGCTGAAGAGGAGCATGAAGTTCCTGAGGAAGAACCTGAAGTTGTGGAGGAAGAGCCAGAGGTTGAGGAAGATTCCACTGCAGAGGCTATTGAGGAGACTACAGAAGAGGCTACACCAGCAGAAGAGACGGTTGAAGAACTAGTTGAGGAATCATTACCACTCGAGGAAGTGGTAGAGGATGTTGTTGCAGATGAAGTGCAGTCACTAGAGGAAGCTGCACTAGTAGAAGAAGCAGTAGAAGAAGCAGTAGAAGAAGCAGTAGAAGAAGCAGTAGAAGAAGCTGCACCAGTAGAAGAAGTGGTAGAGGAAGCTGAAGCAGTAGAGGAGGTGGCAGAAGAGGCTTCACCTGTAGAGAACGTGGTGGAGGAGGTTGCACCAGTGGAAGAACCTGTAGAAGAAGTAGTTGAAGAGGCTTCACCAGTGGACAAAGCTGTAGAGGAGGCTGAACCTGTAGAAGAAGCTGTAGAGGAGGCTGAACCTGTAGAAGAAGCTGTAGAGGAGGCTGAACCAGTAGAAGAAGCTGTAGAGGAGGCTGAACCTGTAGAAGAAGCTGTAGAGGAGGCTGAACCTGTAGAAGAAGCTGTAGAGGAGGCTGAACCTGTAGAAGAAGCTGTAGAGGAGGCTGAACCTGTAGAAGAAGCTGTAGAGGAGGCTGAACCAGTGGAAGAGGCTGTTGAGGAGGCTGAACCAGTGGAAGAAGCTGTAGAGGAGGCTGAACCAGTGGAAGAAGCTGTTGAGGAAGCTGAACCAGTAGAAGAAGCTGTAGAGGAGGCTGAACCAGTAGAAGATGATGTTGAGGAGGCTGAACCAGTAGAAGATGATGTTGAGGAAGGTGAACCAGTAGAAGATGATGTTGAGGAAGGTGAACCAGTGGAAGAAGCTGTTGAGGAAGCTGAACCAGTGGAAGAAGCTGTTGAGGAAGCTGAACCAGTGGAAGAAACACTTGAAGATACAGATGAGGAGTCAGCCCCTGTTGAAGAAACAGTAACAGAAGAGGAACTAATAGAAGCAGCTGAGGCTGTTCTGGAGCATGAGGAAGTACAAGACTCCAAGGTGGAGGAATCAGGGCTCGAGGAAGAGAGTATGGAAAACGAGGGTACGTGTTTATTAATTCACTCAAATGGAGAGCATACAAAAGGTCCACAGAAAAAATTGCAGTAGGAAACAATGCCTAAATTGTCTAATATTTCATTCAAGTTGTTCATTAACAGTGCAATAGCAATGATGTGGATGTTAACATTATCTGTTATACTGAATGGACACAAGAAGGCTTAGATTTTTAGCACACCGGAGATGCAAGGTTATTTTCGTaaactaaaactgaaacaaaaataaaaattactgataattgtttttttttcgtAATCTGAAatctaataaatattttaaagtaaatgaaaaactaaaactaaaaattaaaagcaggcattaaaaaaactaactgaaataaa comes from Xyrauchen texanus isolate HMW12.3.18 chromosome 9, RBS_HiC_50CHRs, whole genome shotgun sequence and encodes:
- the asph gene encoding aspartyl/asparaginyl beta-hydroxylase isoform X2; this translates as MAQKKNARGHKKDAKPLLANKNGKKAEAAGGTSFFTWFMVLALLGVWTSVAVVYFDLVDYQGVIAKAKDLRYNLSEVLQGKLVSYDADGDGDFDVEDAKVLLGLKDKPFIVTSESVEEAPAERVEEDTEPIVEEEIHATKVEEAARPLSEPETVEEEPVAVEEELVAAANELTEEEPEAEEEHEVPEEEPEVVEEEPEVEEDSTAEAIEETTEEATPAEETVEELVEESLPLEEVVEDVVADEVQSLEEAALVEEAVEEAVEEAVEEAVEEAAPVEEVVEEAEAVEEVAEEASPVENVVEEVAPVEEPVEEVVEEASPVDKAVEEAEPVEEAVEEAEPVEEAVEEAEPVEEAVEEAEPVEEAVEEAEPVEEAVEEAEPVEEAVEEAEPVEEAVEEAEPVEEAVEEAEPVEEAVEEAEPVEEAVEEAEPVEEAVEEAEPVEDDVEEAEPVEDDVEEGEPVEDDVEEGEPVEEAVEEAEPVEEAVEEAEPVEETLEDTDEESAPVEETVTEEELIEAAEAVLEHEEVQDSKVEESGLEEESMENEEDTAAEEDQFEEDIAEEQFEEEPTET
- the asph gene encoding aspartyl/asparaginyl beta-hydroxylase isoform X1, producing MGEPKAEVKVVDEETDAKPLLANKNGKKAEAAGGTSFFTWFMVLALLGVWTSVAVVYFDLVDYQGVIAKAKDLRYNLSEVLQGKLVSYDADGDGDFDVEDAKVLLGLKDKPFIVTSESVEEAPAERVEEDTEPIVEEEIHATKVEEAARPLSEPETVEEEPVAVEEELVAAANELTEEEPEAEEEHEVPEEEPEVVEEEPEVEEDSTAEAIEETTEEATPAEETVEELVEESLPLEEVVEDVVADEVQSLEEAALVEEAVEEAVEEAVEEAVEEAAPVEEVVEEAEAVEEVAEEASPVENVVEEVAPVEEPVEEVVEEASPVDKAVEEAEPVEEAVEEAEPVEEAVEEAEPVEEAVEEAEPVEEAVEEAEPVEEAVEEAEPVEEAVEEAEPVEEAVEEAEPVEEAVEEAEPVEEAVEEAEPVEEAVEEAEPVEEAVEEAEPVEDDVEEAEPVEDDVEEGEPVEDDVEEGEPVEEAVEEAEPVEEAVEEAEPVEETLEDTDEESAPVEETVTEEELIEAAEAVLEHEEVQDSKVEESGLEEESMENEEDTAAEEDQFEEDIAEEQFEEEPTET
- the asph gene encoding aspartyl/asparaginyl beta-hydroxylase isoform X3 — its product is MGEPKAEVKVVDEETDAKPLLANKNGKKAEAAGGTSFFTWFMVLALLGVWTSVAVVYFDLVDYQGVIGKLVSYDADGDGDFDVEDAKVLLGLKDKPFIVTSESVEEAPAERVEEDTEPIVEEEIHATKVEEAARPLSEPETVEEEPVAVEEELVAAANELTEEEPEAEEEHEVPEEEPEVVEEEPEVEEDSTAEAIEETTEEATPAEETVEELVEESLPLEEVVEDVVADEVQSLEEAALVEEAVEEAVEEAVEEAVEEAAPVEEVVEEAEAVEEVAEEASPVENVVEEVAPVEEPVEEVVEEASPVDKAVEEAEPVEEAVEEAEPVEEAVEEAEPVEEAVEEAEPVEEAVEEAEPVEEAVEEAEPVEEAVEEAEPVEEAVEEAEPVEEAVEEAEPVEEAVEEAEPVEEAVEEAEPVEEAVEEAEPVEDDVEEAEPVEDDVEEGEPVEDDVEEGEPVEEAVEEAEPVEEAVEEAEPVEETLEDTDEESAPVEETVTEEELIEAAEAVLEHEEVQDSKVEESGLEEESMENEEDTAAEEDQFEEDIAEEQFEEEPTET